One Excalfactoria chinensis isolate bCotChi1 chromosome 13, bCotChi1.hap2, whole genome shotgun sequence genomic window, TGAGGCACAGGGAAACCAGCCCTATGGGCACACTAAGGCAGGCTGCTTGGTTTGCAGATGTGGCCTTATCCCTCCCTCCCACACAGGGATTTGCAGCTCTGGGGTGGCAGAACCACAGCACAAGCACAGTGAGCAACAAAGCCGGCCTTGGCTGACTCACAAACTTCACCCTAAGCCAGCACATCAAAGCCCATCAGAAACTGGTAATGAAAGTATACATTGAACTGGAAATGAAACTAAAGTCTCCCAAGGACGAGCAATCTCACCCACTTTCAGTGAACTGGCATTCGGTATCCTGCATACACAATTCTTAATTAAAGTTGCAGTTTGGACTATGGTCGAATTACACCCCATATAGATATATAAACAGTGGTACAGTGTATGCTAGTTACAGTACAACAGCCTTTCCTCCTCTATACCCCCACAGCTGGAAAAGACAGTATGAACTTGGACAGCCCCTGTAGTTTTTTAGTATGCTAGAACTAATCTCAATTCTCCAAGTTTAGTACTGATTGCTATCCCTATTAACACACATTCATTAACACAAAGACTGACAGGCAGCCTCTCAGGACCACTCTCACCTCAGTAAAGAAATGTAGCACAATGGGACTTCCCAGCTTCTAACAACTCACACTACCACATCCACCTTGCAATACAACGAGCCTACAGTGAGGTTGGCGGCCAGTCAGACCCATGAACGCTGCAGTATATCACGTTTTGGGACTGAAGACAAAGTGATCATTTCCTTTGTGAAAAGATTTATCACTTTGGCTAAGGAAACTACATATGCCAGAGTGCGTTTTCAACCCCACAAGAACATAACAAGTCGTACATCTGAGTGCCCCACAGTTATTTGAGGTATCCTAACAGGAAgcaaaagacaaaggaaagaaagcatcGTGCTGCAGCAACAGACTTGTCAGTAATGCAGCAGACACTGCCACCTcctaaaatgtttgtttggGCATAGCTCCGTGTGGGGAAAAAGTTCACTTTTGTGTATGTAACATTAGGTTCGTGGGCtgacatgaaagaagaagaaaaacaattaaagtttcttttttgttgctaAAGGCAAATTCAGCCAGGAGTGGTGTGGATCTGGAGAAAGCTAGCTCTCTATCTGCGTGCTGAAACACGTGCTGCGAGTTAAACCAGCCTGTGGCAATGTGGGGAAGCAGAGCTTTAGTCAGTGGGCACTACAATAAGAAAAGAGCACAAATCATCCCAAACCACAGCACCCTCACCCACGCGGCCTCCTCCTGATGGcctggctgcagcctgtggcACACACCCACACGTCACACAGGAGCTTTCACAGAAGGTTTCACCGGGGTGCATTCTTTCACTGACAGTCCATCCTGTGGCCAGCCATGGGGACACAAACGCTGGAAGCTTTTAGGGGAGCACTGGACCGAGGCTGAGCTCAACGTGGTGGGTAAGCCAGATGACCTCCGAGACCTGATCGCATTCCTCACTGGGCCGGATTGGAGCAGCAAGGTTTTTAAACTCATGCTTCATCTTAAAGCTCACGGTCACTTCGCCCTCCTCTTTCTGCGGGGTAACCTTGATGAAAACTCCTACCTTATTGGCTTTTCTGAAGGCAATAACGctgcaaaatagaaaacaaaagaactggGTCAGCAGAGTTCTAAATCTATTGTTCTGAGAGATTTATTCTGACACCAAATAAGAGGGATGCTCAATTTACAGCCCACAGGCTGAACATGCCTCACTAGAACAATTGCTCTGGTTGGCAGCTGTTGCTCTTTTTCCAGGGGACTCACAGCCCTTCCTGCCTCACGATCAGAATGCATTACCCTCCTCtaagctggcagctgctggcaaATCCATCAACAGAACATGCCTGCTTTGGCCATGGGAGTTATGTACTTAGTCACTCAACAGAGAAAGGCTGTAATACATGGTTCGAGCTGCTCTGTAGGAGGGTGTGGAGTATATTTCAATCTGAAAGCTGGAGGCATCCCTGCTGTACACCCTACCATGTGGTTCCCATCACTTCTTTGAACCCTCTGCTTGCAAAAGAAAGGATTACGTAGAGTATTCGTGGAGAGAATCTGTAGCACCACCTATAACTTAACTGCTCAATCACCATACTTGCTTTGCAGGGATGAAATGCCTCCTGAACATTCCAAACCACAAACAGAAAGATTTGCACTACTCTTCTCTGATCACAAAACTAAacatattaattaaaaacaaaatgaaagccaCAACATGCTGAAGAGAGAGAATACATAGCAAGCTACTTGGTTAAAGTGTCCAGTATTTAAGGGACAGGATCCCTAGAGGACAGACAGCACTCACTCAGGGTCATCCTGGAAGTCTTGAGGCTCTGCCAGCTCATCATattctgctgcagcatctttgCCAGCCAGAATAAGCTCCTTGGGAGGTACTGccacctgaaacaaaacagcaagagaagaaaCTTTTCAGTACTGACCACCACCTACATTACAAAGAGGACAAAGCAACTCCCTTCTGAGGGCTGCTCTCCTACAGCTTAACAGAAAAATGATTCACCCTTGGCTTTTCCCTCCCCTGGTACTGTCTATTTACAATTCTTATCTGTGAAGTCACATATTTCTCCTCTGGGCTCTGGATCTCAATGATCAgatagaattttaaaatactttaagaGCTGATGTTTACATTGATGGTGGTAACCCGAACCTCCCAGGAAGGAAACACAGTCAATGTGGACTACTGGTGTGACATGAGGAAAGACAAATGGGAACAGAAAGCCTTGGAAGAGACCTGCCTTGTACAGCAAATACAATACCTTGGCACTGCTGTTAATGTTGTCAGGGTCTCCTTCCTCGCACTCCAGCAGCGTGACATGTGTGATATTTTCCACTGGATTGGTCAGAGTCAGAAGCACTTGGCTTTCCTGGAAAGATTCAAGAATTGCAAGTCAAGAAGTAACTATGCTATAAGTCATCACTATTGTTAGTACCCCCACACTCTGTGACTGATCGACGCCTTCAAAAATCACACTGCGTACTCAAAGATGGACAGCAAAGGGCCCCACTCCTTCAGAATGCTGCCAATATCATGCAGCACTCCACACCTTTTATTCTTCAGACACAAACATGTACTTGCGATGCCAGATATCAGATTGCACTGTCATCTACTCACACTGTGTGACAACTGTAATCTACTTACACTGTGTGACAAGTGCAGGCAGAGTTATTCTGACCACTCCCTCAAGCCCTGCACTCTCTCTaaacaaagccagcagagccctCAGGAATCAATCCCACATCCACACCTCTCAGTTATGTCTTACCCTAAAatgtttctggaagaaaaacactgacCTTCATGTAGCGCAGGTTGGGAATAGACATGATTCTCACTTCAGGGATGTAGttactaaaacaaaacagagcaaatgaCTGTGATAAACTGCATTGCTGTCTGCAACCTACCTGTTGAAGTAAGTATTCACAGGCATGTGGCTAGCATGTTCAACGCTAGTAGAGTTTAGCTTACATCACGCAAATAAATGAAGAGCCTTTTTGCTATATAAGGCTAATCCTGCAACTCCTGCTACTACATGGGACTGGAACAGCATGCGTTGCCTTCTTCAGACTGCTGAGGTCCTCAGCAACCTTTCAATACACCAGGGAGCAAACTTACTACAGATTACTCAAACAAATTAACTGATTATGTCATTTTATCAGATTACACAATTACACACAAGATCTAAGCAAGagcacaaaagaaatgaaagcataagGCTCTAAGTATTGGTAGGCAGTTGCTGGCCCCACCCCCCACATCTTACTTACACAGCAACCATCTGGATCTTGAATTTGATGGATGTTGGGTTGAATTCTGGTTTGCTGAGGTTGTGTTCGCATTTCTAGACACAGAGATATTTTTGTTAGCATCAAAAGATAGCGTGTGCTCACAAACAGATGAGTGGCATGCACATGGCCACTAGCCACAGCATTACCAACCTCTAGCACAGTGCACATAAAGCTATCTTGGGGTGCACATACCCACAATGGTGGCAAGTTATTGATGCTCTGAAAGTATCTCATCAGTTCTATAAGTGCAATCTCAGAAATACAACTTGGAACCAAGCTTAAAAACACTCAGACAtcaactgcagcaggaagaaggCACAAATAACTGGAAACCAAAACTGACTTCCACGTGGGCTACTCTTTAAATACAGGTCTTGCCTGACACAAATGACTTCCTAGAAAACATTATGAAACTGGATTTAATTTTTGCATGTCTGTGCTTTCCAGctccctgcttttcttctctttctgtgtgtCAGGACATACAGACTCTTCTGCAAATCCACACTTGTGTCTTTACATCTCTTTGAATAACATGAAGAGGTAGCTGCATTGTCACCACACCAGAGATGTGACAGCCTCCCTAATCACCGCATGCTGCTTCCACTATTCGGCTGAAGAGTTACAACCACCAGAAACATTTGAGCAATTActtctaaaaatgaaatgcagagctCATGTCCCACAGTCCAAGTCCTGTGAGCCTAGAAGTGATGCTTTGTAGTCAACAACTCACCCGACAGCGCAGTGAACGTTTGATCAGGAGGTGCTTATGACGTGGGTAGAGCTGGGAAGCACAGATTGGCTGGAagtcaggctgcagcaagcGCTGATGCAGTGTCGTCACTGGGTGACATAAAGAAGACCAAATTTACAACTTATCCACGCACTGAAACTCAAGCCAGACTGTACACGCACTGGCCTAACAGCATGTGTGCAAAGGGCAAATCAGTTTTCACAGCTTTGTTACTGTCACAGCTGGATGCTGCTTGAGGAGAATACAAAGTTTTGCAGCGAGGAGTTTGCGTAATGCAGACTCACACAAAGAATTAGTGACTACACAGGCAAGGAACTCCAGCAGCCAAATTCCCCACGGTATTCTTCCATAATCACCACTGTCTAACAGGCAGCAAGCCACCTGGCAGCCTTTCCCTCAATGCAGAGGTTGTCTTCTTCACCAGCATCCTATTTTCTCAACACTGACAGAGTCTCATGAGGAAAGGAGACAAAGACCATCCATGCCTTCCAAAGAAGCTTTCATGAATTATTTAATGTGTGGACTTTGTGGGTTTGCAGAACTGAAGACATCTGTCCTGCTTAGAACCATCTCAGCAGAAAGTTCACATCGCTTCCTATATACCTGCTGTTTTATCCTATTTACTCTTATATTTCTTGGACCCATCTACAATATGTGCTGATTAAATCATGAGTCAACTAAGTATCTCACAAGCATACGTAAGCTGTTCCAACCTGATGTCAAAAGAGTGCACAATTGTTACTTAACAGGTCAGTTAAGGCGCCAactccccagcagcacaactACTTCCTTATTAGCTGCTATTGTTTGAAAAAGGATGTCAGGTCTTTCCTTCacccaaaggaaaaaatcacCCATGTGGTTTCTATCACATGCAGAAGAATTACAGTGAACAAATGAAACAATAGTCAAGAAGACTGTCGGTTTTTGCTCTAAGTTTTCCTTTGTGTGGTTCTTTTTGCTAAGCTGCAATCAAAAGTCAGAAATTTCACACCATTTCAACCTCAGCACACTAAAACCCTGAACCACTAGGAACCCATTGACAAGTATCCAAACACTGCCCATGTTATAAAATGAATGGCCACAGTGGTAAAATATTAAGGTATTACCTTCAGTCAGATTGATTGGTCTTGTGTAGTAATCCTCAGGAAGGGGTTCTACTTCTTCCATCGCATCAGCTGGCTCAATCTTGATCTCCTTTTGGTCCTCTCCTTCTTTCAGACTGAGGGAAAATAACAAGAAACTTAGTCATAAAACACAGCTCAGGTGCTCTGACAGACAGCAAGGATAGTACAGCATCATATGGAAGGAGGCAGGAGATGCTAGGAGTGCAAGACAACGGCACACAAGGATATGAAAAATGTACTTGTTTCTATAAGGTGACACTCACGAGAGTCCAGCAAGAGCACTGATGGGAGCGCCGGGCCTCTGGCGCTGAAGCCTGGTTCCCAGGCCGTATTTGtcctacaggaaaaaaaaggcatcatcAGGCTGAGGTCTGCTTCCTTCCAGGGCAACAAGACCTACTGCAAACTCATTCTCTGAGCTGCATGGCAAGCATAGGGGAACAagcaaattaaagcaaaaagggaaaggTATTCAAGGCCTcttaagttttttttcctccaatcaAACTGTGAGGAGAAAATAATTGGAATAGACAAACGTTTGTGGATACTGCCTATAAAATGCTTAGTTGTTTTTAAGCCATCAGCCTACAGTACTACCATATTGCTCTTGAACTGCTTGCCAAGTCATGCAGTATGAGAGTTCAACTGCATGAGAACTATGTAGACATGGCTACATGTCCATGTGAAAcgctct contains:
- the DCTN4 gene encoding dynactin subunit 4 isoform X2, with product MASLLQSQRVLYLVRGEKEMRAPLSQLYFCRYCSELRSLECVSHEVDSHYCPSCLENMPSAEAKLKKNRCANCFDCPCCMHTLSTRATSIPAPLPDDPAKTTMKKAYYLACGFCRWTSRDVGMADKSVASGGWQEPENPHTQRINKLVEYYQQLAQKEKIERDRKKLVRRRNYMPLAFSDKYGLGTRLQRQRPGAPISALAGLSLKEGEDQKEIKIEPADAMEEVEPLPEDYYTRPINLTEVTTLHQRLLQPDFQPICASQLYPRHKHLLIKRSLRCRKCEHNLSKPEFNPTSIKFKIQMVAVNYIPEVRIMSIPNLRYMKESQVLLTLTNPVENITHVTLLECEEGDPDNINSSAKVAVPPKELILAGKDAAAEYDELAEPQDFQDDPDVIAFRKANKVGVFIKVTPQKEEGEVTVSFKMKHEFKNLAAPIRPSEECDQVSEVIWLTHHVELSLGPVLP
- the DCTN4 gene encoding dynactin subunit 4 isoform X1, encoding MASLLQSQRVLYLVRGEKEMRAPLSQLYFCRYCSELRSLECVSHEVDSHYCPSCLENMPSAEAKLKKNRCANCFDCPCCMHTLSTRATSIPAPLPDDPAKTTMKKAYYLACGFCRWTSRDVGMADKSVASGGWQEPENPHTQRINKLVEYYQQLAQKEKIERDRKKLVRRRNYMPLAFSQHTIHVVDKYGLGTRLQRQRPGAPISALAGLSLKEGEDQKEIKIEPADAMEEVEPLPEDYYTRPINLTEVTTLHQRLLQPDFQPICASQLYPRHKHLLIKRSLRCRKCEHNLSKPEFNPTSIKFKIQMVAVNYIPEVRIMSIPNLRYMKESQVLLTLTNPVENITHVTLLECEEGDPDNINSSAKVAVPPKELILAGKDAAAEYDELAEPQDFQDDPDVIAFRKANKVGVFIKVTPQKEEGEVTVSFKMKHEFKNLAAPIRPSEECDQVSEVIWLTHHVELSLGPVLP